The following coding sequences are from one Primulina eburnea isolate SZY01 chromosome 15, ASM2296580v1, whole genome shotgun sequence window:
- the LOC140813635 gene encoding uncharacterized protein isoform X2 yields MLNTDSSGAEELLGLLCALMNFFPVSIHRHYDNVEAAIVSKIMSGECSASVLKKLSCGLSLLPKSRGDKDSWCLMMTKILLSIESHLNDAFQGLEEDSRSSEAMKVLLLSGKKSPPPLGGLVVSEQTSNLSTRRLEQLLGSKICALMSSCSTMLKNFYPVQVPVPIRALVTLAWRVLLVDGSLSQSPFPFGTTLKQEFICSELPLLQLHMLEIITAVINGLRSKVLPHAADILRLLMEYMRRCIFAELRVRAYSIMKVLILIGGFGTAIHVIPDVINIVFIDLDPLAYKDGTSSKAASEVVKKSGQKRKKHSSTTGSFQEQPVKDVEVEMPQTLFPTSVKIAALEVLESILIVGGYSKFDPWRPKVNHLLITIAANACKGGWSKEERNVFISAEPSLVWADFQLASLRGLYASLISPGCSSPSHLASGLELFRAGTEERGTKLADYCDRALHRLISPRTDPMLGTSLSDSDYKGQGHKFPDTSYATGHSLLSTFEVGIQGIDPAEPESEDDDLYENWVGNDNDVMEMQLTETQKNANDATEPLVTTVPSVSVFSEEKYLVVPAGNPAEKMVIGGNDFTVESPISETTKKQRRDSAPTTSSNLPTDAQSDVVTSERAAFKPFGQETTVKSNFDNGISAKDEMNASMSEQLVLETKNDDVSPIVERLSAFLSRSEKRRGKTLESDNESADSIPDIVDGDPDSD; encoded by the exons ATGTTAAATACGGATAGCTCTGGTGCT GAAGAACTACTTGGTCTTTTATGCGCCTTGATGAATTTCTTCCCAGTATCTATCCACCGACATTATGACAAT GTTGAAGCTGCTATCGTCTCAAAAATCATGTCTGGAGAATGCAGTGCTAGTGTTCTAAAG AAACTTAGTTGTGGCTTGTCATTGCTTCCGAAATCAAGAGGAGACAAGGATAGCTGGTGTTTGATGATGACGAAAATTTTGCTGTCAATTGAAAGTCATCTGAATGATGCCTTCCAAGGGCTAGAAGAAG ATTCCAGAAGCAGCGAGGCCATGAAGGTATTACTTCTTTCAGGTAAAAAATCCCCACCACCACTAGGAGGATTAGTGGTATCTGAGCAGACTTCTAATCTTTCAACCAGGAGGCTCGAGCAACTGCTGGGGTCTAAAATTTGTGCTCTAATGAGTAGTTGTAGCACGATGCTCAAAAACTTTTACCCTGTTCAG GTTCCTGTGCCAATTCGTGCTCTAGTAACTCTTGCATGGAGAGTTCTGCTGGTTGATGGCTCATTGTCTCAAAGTCCATTTCCTTTCGGGACTACCCTGAAACAAGAATTTATATGTTCAGAACTTCCACTGTTGCAGTTGCATATGCTTGAGATTATCACAGCAGTTATCAATGGTTTAAGAAG CAAAGTATTACCACATGCAGCAGATATTTTACGACTGCTGATGGAATATATGAGGAGATGCATTTTTGCAGAGCTGAGAGTGAGAGCATACTCGATAATGAAAGTCCTGATATTAATAGGGGGCTTCG GAACCGCAATTCATGTGATCCCAGATGTTATCAACattgtatttattgatttagatCCCCTTGCTTATAAGGATGGCACAAGTTCCAAAGCTGCTTCGGAGGTAGTGAAGAAATCTGGTCAGAAGAGAAAGAAGCATTCTAGCACGACAGGATCATTTCAAGAACAGCCTGTAAAAGATGTAGAAGTTGAAATGCCACAGACTTTGTTTCCGACATCTGTGAAGATAGCTGCATTGGAGGTGTTAGAATCTATTCTAATTGTG GGTGGTTATTCAAAATTTGATCCCTGGAGACCAAAAGTTAATCATCTTCTTATTACCATTGCTGCAAATGCTTGTAAAGGAGGATGGTCCAAGGAAGAAAGAAATGTCTTCATCTCTGCTGAACCTAGCCTTGTCTGGGCTGACTTTCAACTAGCTTCGTTACGGGGGCTTTATGCATCTCTTATTTCTCCAGGCTGTAGTAGCCCATCACATTTAGCCTCGGGTCTGGAACTTTTCCGTGCAG GAACCGAAGAAAGAGGGACGAAGCTTGCTGACTACTGTGACCGTGCCTTGCACAGGCTTATATCCCCGAGGACCGATCCTATGTTAGGCACCAGTTTGAGCGATAGTGACTACAAAGGTCAAGGCCACAAGTTTCCCGATACTTCATATGCCACCGGACACAGCCTGTTGTCTACATTTGAAGTCGGGATACAAGGGATAGACCCAGCTGAGCCTGAAtccgaagacgatgacctgtacgAAAACTGGGTTGGCAATGATAACGATGTCATGGAAATGCAACTCACTGAAACACAGAAGAATGCTAATGATGCCACGGAACCTCTCGTGACCACTGTACCTTCTGTTTCAGTTTTTTCGGAGGAAAAATATTTAGTTGTGCCGGCTGGCAATCCAGCTGAGAAAATGGTGATTGGTGGAAATGATTTTACAGTTGAATCACCGATCTCGGAAACTACCAAGAAACAAAGACGAGATAGTGCACCAACTACGTCATCAAATCTGCCAACAGATGCTCAATCCGATGTGGTTACTTCAGAACGTGCTGCATTCAAACCATTCGGCCAAGAAACAACAGTTAAAAGTAATTTTGATAATGGGATATCTGCCAAAGATGAGATGAACGCTTCTATGTCGGAACAACTTGTGTTGGAGACCAAGAATGATGATGTTTCTCCAATAGTCGAAAGGTTATCTGCGTTTCTATCACGTTCAGAAAAAAGGAGAGGCAAAACGTTGGAATCAGACAATGAATCTGCAGATTCAATCCCAGATATTGTCGATGGTGATCCAGATTCGGATTAA
- the LOC140815302 gene encoding wax ester synthase/diacylglycerol acyltransferase 11-like isoform X2: MEHSVERDQPLTPAGRLFLQPQLNQIINCAIAGKHPIDVAAVKAQVQNSVMLKHPRFCSIIVRDSLGREHWRKTEVDIDRHVVIRLRPVSEDPSISDDEAVNDYMADLSVSSPLSEDKPLWEIHILAAHRTAVFRVHHALGDGISLMSLLLTCCRRVDDPEQLPSIGGVGTSSSPLRRRWSAWSIVKVVWYTLVFVMEFVLRGLWLRDRTTALSGGSGVEDWPRGLATARLRLEDMKTVKRAVADATINDVLFGVVSSGLSMYISTCPKGLKMTGVAMVNLRPQPGLQDLTQLMGEKSRPQWGNKFGILLLPVYYHKDRSNPLQFVKRAKAMIDQKKLSFEAPCSYRIGNLIMSLFGPKVAGILNYRIICNTTFTISNVVGPREEITLGGNPVKHIRATSSSLPHAITLHMVSYAGVADLQILVAKDIIPQPKLLAKCFEDALHQMKEAAEAITSSKLT, encoded by the exons ATGGAGCACTCTGTAGAAAGAGACCAGCCACTCACCCCTGCCGGCCGCCTCTTCCTCCAGCCCCAGCTCAACCAAATCATCAACTGCGCCATCGCCGGGAAACACCCAATCGACGTCGCCGCCGTGAAAGCTCAAGTCCAAAACTCAGTCATGCTGAAGCATCCCAGATTCTGTAGCATCATAGTAAGGGATTCCTTGGGCCGTGAACACTGGAGAAAAACGGAAGTCGATATTGATCGACACGTCGTTATTCGACTCCGTCCCGTCTCCGAGGATCCTTCTATCTCGGACGATGAAGCTGTCAACGACTACATGGCTGATCTCTCGGTCTCGTCGCCTCTCTCCGAGGATAAACCTCTGTGGGAGATTCACATACTCGCAGCTCACAGGACGGCGGTTTTCCGCGTGCACCATGCGCTCGGAGACGGGATTTCGTTGATGTCGCTGCTGCTGACGTGCTGCCGGAGGGTTGATGATCCAGAGCAGCTGCCGAGTATCGGCGGCGTTGGGACTTCGAGCTCGCCGCTGAGGAGAAGGTGGAGTGCTTGGAGTATTGTGAAGGTGGTTTGGTATACGTTGGTTTTTGTGATGGAGTTTGTGTTGAGAGGGTTGTGGCTCCGGGATAGGACCACCGCCTTGAGCGGTGGTTCCGGAGTGGAGGACTGGCCGCGGGGATTGGCGACGGCAAGGTTGCGGCTGGAAGATATGAAGACTGTGAAGCGAGCAGTTGCAGATGCA ACCATTAATGATGTCCTTTTCGGAGTAGTCTCATCGGGCCTTTCTATGTACATTAGCACCTGTCCGAAAG GTCTGAAAATGACCGGTGTTGCTATGGTGAACCTCAGACCACAGCCAGGATTACAG GACCTAACGCAGCTGATGGGCGAAAAAAGTAGGCCTCAATGGGGTAACAAATTTGGTATACTTCTCCTCCCTGTCTACTATCACAAAGACAGGTCAAATCCTCTCCAATTTGTGAAGAGAGCCAAGGCAATGATCGACCAGAAAAAGCTCTCGTTCGAGGCTCCTTGCTCCTATAGAATCGGCAACTTGATCATGTCTCTTTTCGGCCCAAAG GTTGCGGGTATCCTCAATTACCGGATTATTTGTAATACCACATTTACTATATCGAACGTAGTTGGCCCTCGAGAAGAGATCACTTTAGGGGGCAACCCCGTGAAGCACATAAGAGCCACTTCCAGCAGCCTACCTCAT GCAATCACTTTGCATATGGTGAGTTACGCAGGAGTGGCTGACTTGCAAATTCTGGTGGCCAAAGATATAATCCCACAACCCAAACTTTTAGCCAAGTGTTTCGAAGATGCGTTGCACCAAATGAAGGAAGCTGCCGAGGCAATTACGTCCTCGAAACTCACTTGA
- the LOC140813535 gene encoding elicitor-responsive protein 3-like has protein sequence MSISGIQGQPLEVTVVGCTKLKNTEWISRQDPYVCVEYGSTKFRTRTCTDGGKNPTFQEKFALTLIEGLREINVVVWNSNTLTYDDFIGGGKILLQKVLSNGFDDSSWPLQDKKGRHAGEIKLIMHCSTANKPAKAPAPSAPPYPAMPAHQPPHYPAHVPPYPPRSIPEPAPYTSYPPNPAGYPPPPYHEPAAYPPPIYPPGPSPSMYPPPPHDPHHHPPGLYPPSPYPPPY, from the exons ATGTCGATTTCTGGAATCCAAGGTCAACCTCTGGAGGTCACCG TTGTTGGTTGTACCAAGTTGAAAAATACTGAATGGATTTCGAGGCAAGATCCCTACGTCTGTGTCGAATATGGTAGCACCAAGTTTCGCACTCGTACTTGTACAG ATGGAGGGAAAAATCCGACTTTTCAAGAGAAATTCGCGCTTACGTTGATAGAAGGTTTGCGGGAGATCAATGTTGTAGTGTGGAACAGCAATACTCTGACTTATGATGATTTCATCGGCGGCGGAAA GATTCTGTTGCAGAAAGTTCTCTCGAATGGTTTTGACGACAGCTCATGGCCTCTTCAGGACAAGAAAGGCAG GCATGCTGGAGAAATAAAGTTAATCATGCACTGTTCTACCGCCAAT AAACCAGCTAAAGCCCCGGCACCTTCAGCTCCTCCTTACCCGGCTATGCCAGCACATCAACCCCCCCATTACCCTGCACATGTGCCACCATATCCTCCAAGAAGTATCCCTGAACCAGCTCCTTATACATCTTATCCTCCTAATCCAGCCGGATATCCCCCACCCCCATATCACGAGCCCGCTGCTTATCCTCCTCCAATTTATCCCCCCGGGCCATCGCCTTCAATGTATCCTCCACCACCGCACGATCCACATCATCATCCTCCTG GGTTGTACCCTCCATCTCCTTACCCTCCACCGTACTGA
- the LOC140815302 gene encoding wax ester synthase/diacylglycerol acyltransferase 11-like isoform X1, with protein MEHSVERDQPLTPAGRLFLQPQLNQIINCAIAGKHPIDVAAVKAQVQNSVMLKHPRFCSIIVRDSLGREHWRKTEVDIDRHVVIRLRPVSEDPSISDDEAVNDYMADLSVSSPLSEDKPLWEIHILAAHRTAVFRVHHALGDGISLMSLLLTCCRRVDDPEQLPSIGGVGTSSSPLRRRWSAWSIVKVVWYTLVFVMEFVLRGLWLRDRTTALSGGSGVEDWPRGLATARLRLEDMKTVKRAVADATINDVLFGVVSSGLSMYISTCPKALPEGLKMTGVAMVNLRPQPGLQDLTQLMGEKSRPQWGNKFGILLLPVYYHKDRSNPLQFVKRAKAMIDQKKLSFEAPCSYRIGNLIMSLFGPKVAGILNYRIICNTTFTISNVVGPREEITLGGNPVKHIRATSSSLPHAITLHMVSYAGVADLQILVAKDIIPQPKLLAKCFEDALHQMKEAAEAITSSKLT; from the exons ATGGAGCACTCTGTAGAAAGAGACCAGCCACTCACCCCTGCCGGCCGCCTCTTCCTCCAGCCCCAGCTCAACCAAATCATCAACTGCGCCATCGCCGGGAAACACCCAATCGACGTCGCCGCCGTGAAAGCTCAAGTCCAAAACTCAGTCATGCTGAAGCATCCCAGATTCTGTAGCATCATAGTAAGGGATTCCTTGGGCCGTGAACACTGGAGAAAAACGGAAGTCGATATTGATCGACACGTCGTTATTCGACTCCGTCCCGTCTCCGAGGATCCTTCTATCTCGGACGATGAAGCTGTCAACGACTACATGGCTGATCTCTCGGTCTCGTCGCCTCTCTCCGAGGATAAACCTCTGTGGGAGATTCACATACTCGCAGCTCACAGGACGGCGGTTTTCCGCGTGCACCATGCGCTCGGAGACGGGATTTCGTTGATGTCGCTGCTGCTGACGTGCTGCCGGAGGGTTGATGATCCAGAGCAGCTGCCGAGTATCGGCGGCGTTGGGACTTCGAGCTCGCCGCTGAGGAGAAGGTGGAGTGCTTGGAGTATTGTGAAGGTGGTTTGGTATACGTTGGTTTTTGTGATGGAGTTTGTGTTGAGAGGGTTGTGGCTCCGGGATAGGACCACCGCCTTGAGCGGTGGTTCCGGAGTGGAGGACTGGCCGCGGGGATTGGCGACGGCAAGGTTGCGGCTGGAAGATATGAAGACTGTGAAGCGAGCAGTTGCAGATGCA ACCATTAATGATGTCCTTTTCGGAGTAGTCTCATCGGGCCTTTCTATGTACATTAGCACCTGTCCGAAAG CTCTTCCCGAAGGTCTGAAAATGACCGGTGTTGCTATGGTGAACCTCAGACCACAGCCAGGATTACAG GACCTAACGCAGCTGATGGGCGAAAAAAGTAGGCCTCAATGGGGTAACAAATTTGGTATACTTCTCCTCCCTGTCTACTATCACAAAGACAGGTCAAATCCTCTCCAATTTGTGAAGAGAGCCAAGGCAATGATCGACCAGAAAAAGCTCTCGTTCGAGGCTCCTTGCTCCTATAGAATCGGCAACTTGATCATGTCTCTTTTCGGCCCAAAG GTTGCGGGTATCCTCAATTACCGGATTATTTGTAATACCACATTTACTATATCGAACGTAGTTGGCCCTCGAGAAGAGATCACTTTAGGGGGCAACCCCGTGAAGCACATAAGAGCCACTTCCAGCAGCCTACCTCAT GCAATCACTTTGCATATGGTGAGTTACGCAGGAGTGGCTGACTTGCAAATTCTGGTGGCCAAAGATATAATCCCACAACCCAAACTTTTAGCCAAGTGTTTCGAAGATGCGTTGCACCAAATGAAGGAAGCTGCCGAGGCAATTACGTCCTCGAAACTCACTTGA
- the LOC140815081 gene encoding protein IRX15-LIKE-like yields the protein MKPTAKFIVLHPSVHKSGGVVGPIVPSHRAWLAVLAVFILTFAFTIITTREPPISTNTAASAGKPKSQLPKPVFDALLHYASANATFSDRMSADEVKSVAAVLLRCNPPCNFLVFGLTHETLLWNSLNHNGLTVFIDESSYMVSKLEEKHPFINAFDVQFTTKVSQLYDLMEHYKQEISNECRPVQNLLFSDCRLAINDLPNHVYDVPWDVILIDGPRGYFAAAPGRMAAIFTAGVLARSKRVGAGGETQTHVFVHEIDREVERICSEEFLCSHNSVETKDRLGHFVVGKMEANLNRFEFCPTSDSSSLSPN from the coding sequence ATGAAGCCCACCGCCAAATTCATCGTCCTCCACCCTTCCGTCCACAAATCCGGCGGTGTCGTTGGCCCAATCGTCCCCTCACACCGCGCTTGGCTAGCGGTTTTAGCTGTCTTTATTCTCACTTTTGCTTTCACTATCATCACCACAAGAGAGCCACCGATCTCCACAAACACCGCTGCCTCCGCCGGCAAACCGAAGTCTCAGCTACCTAAACCCGTATTCGACGCGCTTCTTCACTATGCTTCCGCGAATGCTACCTTCTCAGATCGCATGTCGGCGGACGAGGTGAAGTCCGTCGCCGCCGTCCTGCTTCGCTGCAACCCTCCGTGCAACTTCCTCGTGTTCGGGCTCACACACGAGACCCTCCTCTGGAACTCCCTCAACCATAATGGCCTCACGGTTTTCATCGACGAGAGCTCTTATATGGTCTCCAAACTCGAAGAAAAACACCCGTTCATCAATGCCTTCGACGTCCAATTCACCACGAAAGTAAGCCAACTGTACGATTTGATGGAGCACTACAAACAAGAAATCAGCAACGAATGCCGCCCAGTCCAGAACCTCTTGTTCTCAGACTGCAGGTTGGCGATCAACGACCTGCCCAACCACGTGTACGATGTGCCATGGGACGTGATCCTCATCGACGGGCCTCGTGGGTATTTCGCGGCGGCACCAGGGAGAATGGCCGCCATATTCACCGCCGGAGTTCTAGCAAGGAGCAAAAGGGTCGGCGCCGGCGGTGAAACCCAAACCCACGTGTTCGTACATGAAATTGACAGGGAAGTTGAGCGGATTTGCAGCGAGGAGTTTCTGTGCAGCCATAATTCGGTGGAGACGAAGGATCGGTTGGGGCATTTTGTCGTGGGAAAAATGGAGGCTAATCTGAATCGGTTCGAATTTTGTCCCACTTCTGattcatcttcactttctccGAACTGA
- the LOC140813635 gene encoding uncharacterized protein isoform X1: MAFGEEIGGLSDDERKAKLILSLLRKYVPDVKHPFLDPSDLSYVVTTVKTHKLLLERGLAKQEVMDCWKKAVDSWDHRVRSLLAGDMPTDKCWAGISLLAVTCQECSSQRFLASNSSWCAELLNHIQLPAASPLVKVAAFAALSDLFTRLSRFPEAKKDGASLASKVIEPTLKMLNTDSSGAEELLGLLCALMNFFPVSIHRHYDNVEAAIVSKIMSGECSASVLKKLSCGLSLLPKSRGDKDSWCLMMTKILLSIESHLNDAFQGLEEDSRSSEAMKVLLLSGKKSPPPLGGLVVSEQTSNLSTRRLEQLLGSKICALMSSCSTMLKNFYPVQVPVPIRALVTLAWRVLLVDGSLSQSPFPFGTTLKQEFICSELPLLQLHMLEIITAVINGLRSKVLPHAADILRLLMEYMRRCIFAELRVRAYSIMKVLILIGGFGTAIHVIPDVINIVFIDLDPLAYKDGTSSKAASEVVKKSGQKRKKHSSTTGSFQEQPVKDVEVEMPQTLFPTSVKIAALEVLESILIVGGYSKFDPWRPKVNHLLITIAANACKGGWSKEERNVFISAEPSLVWADFQLASLRGLYASLISPGCSSPSHLASGLELFRAGTEERGTKLADYCDRALHRLISPRTDPMLGTSLSDSDYKGQGHKFPDTSYATGHSLLSTFEVGIQGIDPAEPESEDDDLYENWVGNDNDVMEMQLTETQKNANDATEPLVTTVPSVSVFSEEKYLVVPAGNPAEKMVIGGNDFTVESPISETTKKQRRDSAPTTSSNLPTDAQSDVVTSERAAFKPFGQETTVKSNFDNGISAKDEMNASMSEQLVLETKNDDVSPIVERLSAFLSRSEKRRGKTLESDNESADSIPDIVDGDPDSD, translated from the exons ATGGCATTTGGAGAGGAAATTGGCGGCTTGTCTGATGATGAACGTAAAGCAAAGCTTATTCTCTCTCTGTTGAGAAAGTATGTCCCCGATGTCAAACACCCTTTTCTCGACCCTTCAGACCTGTCATACGTTGTGACGACTGTCAAAACTCACAAATTGCTGCTCGAGCGTGGTCTAGCCAAACAAGAGGTGATGGATTGCTGGAAAAAGGCCGTGGATTCCTGGGACCATCGAGTGCGTTCTCTTTTGGCTGGCGATATG CCAACAGATAAGTGTTGGGCTGGGATAAGTTTACTTGCGGTGACATGTCAAGAATGCAGTTCACAACGTTTCTTAGCTTCAAATTCTTCGTGGTGTGCTGAGCTACTCAATCACATCCAG CTTCCTGCGGCTTCTCCTTTAGTGAAGGTGGCTGCTTTTGCGGCTCTATCAGATTTGTTTACCAG ACTGAGTAGATTCCCAGAAGCAAAGAAAGACGGAGCTTCACTGGCTTCGAAAGTTATTGAGCCAACTTTGAAGATGTTAAATACGGATAGCTCTGGTGCT GAAGAACTACTTGGTCTTTTATGCGCCTTGATGAATTTCTTCCCAGTATCTATCCACCGACATTATGACAAT GTTGAAGCTGCTATCGTCTCAAAAATCATGTCTGGAGAATGCAGTGCTAGTGTTCTAAAG AAACTTAGTTGTGGCTTGTCATTGCTTCCGAAATCAAGAGGAGACAAGGATAGCTGGTGTTTGATGATGACGAAAATTTTGCTGTCAATTGAAAGTCATCTGAATGATGCCTTCCAAGGGCTAGAAGAAG ATTCCAGAAGCAGCGAGGCCATGAAGGTATTACTTCTTTCAGGTAAAAAATCCCCACCACCACTAGGAGGATTAGTGGTATCTGAGCAGACTTCTAATCTTTCAACCAGGAGGCTCGAGCAACTGCTGGGGTCTAAAATTTGTGCTCTAATGAGTAGTTGTAGCACGATGCTCAAAAACTTTTACCCTGTTCAG GTTCCTGTGCCAATTCGTGCTCTAGTAACTCTTGCATGGAGAGTTCTGCTGGTTGATGGCTCATTGTCTCAAAGTCCATTTCCTTTCGGGACTACCCTGAAACAAGAATTTATATGTTCAGAACTTCCACTGTTGCAGTTGCATATGCTTGAGATTATCACAGCAGTTATCAATGGTTTAAGAAG CAAAGTATTACCACATGCAGCAGATATTTTACGACTGCTGATGGAATATATGAGGAGATGCATTTTTGCAGAGCTGAGAGTGAGAGCATACTCGATAATGAAAGTCCTGATATTAATAGGGGGCTTCG GAACCGCAATTCATGTGATCCCAGATGTTATCAACattgtatttattgatttagatCCCCTTGCTTATAAGGATGGCACAAGTTCCAAAGCTGCTTCGGAGGTAGTGAAGAAATCTGGTCAGAAGAGAAAGAAGCATTCTAGCACGACAGGATCATTTCAAGAACAGCCTGTAAAAGATGTAGAAGTTGAAATGCCACAGACTTTGTTTCCGACATCTGTGAAGATAGCTGCATTGGAGGTGTTAGAATCTATTCTAATTGTG GGTGGTTATTCAAAATTTGATCCCTGGAGACCAAAAGTTAATCATCTTCTTATTACCATTGCTGCAAATGCTTGTAAAGGAGGATGGTCCAAGGAAGAAAGAAATGTCTTCATCTCTGCTGAACCTAGCCTTGTCTGGGCTGACTTTCAACTAGCTTCGTTACGGGGGCTTTATGCATCTCTTATTTCTCCAGGCTGTAGTAGCCCATCACATTTAGCCTCGGGTCTGGAACTTTTCCGTGCAG GAACCGAAGAAAGAGGGACGAAGCTTGCTGACTACTGTGACCGTGCCTTGCACAGGCTTATATCCCCGAGGACCGATCCTATGTTAGGCACCAGTTTGAGCGATAGTGACTACAAAGGTCAAGGCCACAAGTTTCCCGATACTTCATATGCCACCGGACACAGCCTGTTGTCTACATTTGAAGTCGGGATACAAGGGATAGACCCAGCTGAGCCTGAAtccgaagacgatgacctgtacgAAAACTGGGTTGGCAATGATAACGATGTCATGGAAATGCAACTCACTGAAACACAGAAGAATGCTAATGATGCCACGGAACCTCTCGTGACCACTGTACCTTCTGTTTCAGTTTTTTCGGAGGAAAAATATTTAGTTGTGCCGGCTGGCAATCCAGCTGAGAAAATGGTGATTGGTGGAAATGATTTTACAGTTGAATCACCGATCTCGGAAACTACCAAGAAACAAAGACGAGATAGTGCACCAACTACGTCATCAAATCTGCCAACAGATGCTCAATCCGATGTGGTTACTTCAGAACGTGCTGCATTCAAACCATTCGGCCAAGAAACAACAGTTAAAAGTAATTTTGATAATGGGATATCTGCCAAAGATGAGATGAACGCTTCTATGTCGGAACAACTTGTGTTGGAGACCAAGAATGATGATGTTTCTCCAATAGTCGAAAGGTTATCTGCGTTTCTATCACGTTCAGAAAAAAGGAGAGGCAAAACGTTGGAATCAGACAATGAATCTGCAGATTCAATCCCAGATATTGTCGATGGTGATCCAGATTCGGATTAA
- the LOC140815033 gene encoding small ribosomal subunit protein uS9-like, producing the protein MAAPTESVQCFGRKKTAVAVTHCKRGRGLIKINGVPIELVQPEILRYKAFEPVLLLGRQRFAGVDMRIRVKGGGHTSQIYAIRQSIAKALVAFYQKYVDEQSKKEIKDILVRYDRTLLVADPRRCEPKKFGGRGARARFQKSYR; encoded by the coding sequence ATGGCGGCGCCAACCGAATCCGTCCAGTGCTTCGGCCGTAAGAAAACAGCTGTAGCAGTCACACACTGCAAGCGCGGCCGCGGCTTGATCAAGATCAACGGTGTTCCGATCGAGCTCGTCCAACCAGAAATACTCCGCTACAAGGCGTTCGAACCGGTCCTTCTACTCGGGCGCCAGCGCTTCGCCGGTGTCGACATGCGCATCCGCGTTAAAGGAGGCGGCCACACTTCTCAGATTTACGCCATACGCCAGTCCATCGCGAAAGCGCTTGTTGCATTCTATCAGAAGTACGTGGACGAGCAGTCAAAGAAGGAGATCAAGGATATTCTCGTGAGGTACGACAGGACTTTACTTGTGGCTGATCCAAGGCGCTGTGAGCCGAAGAAGTTTGGTGGACGCGGTGCTCGTGCGAGGTTCCAGAAATCCTACCGTTGA